The proteins below come from a single Falco peregrinus isolate bFalPer1 chromosome Z, bFalPer1.pri, whole genome shotgun sequence genomic window:
- the LOC101915645 gene encoding cytochrome c oxidase subunit 7C, mitochondrial, translating into MLAASIRRFTTSALRRSHYEEGPGKNIPFSVENKWRLLAVMCGFFGSGFVAPFVIVRHQLLKK; encoded by the exons ATGCTGGCTGCCAGTATCCGCAGGTTTACCACCTCTGCCCTGCGTAGGAGCCATTATGAGGAGGGTCCTGGGAAG AACATTCcgttttctgtggaaaataaatGGCGATTACTTGCAGTGATGTGTGGATTCTTTGGAAGTGGATTTGTCGCTCCTTTTGTTATTGTCAGACACCAGCTTCTTAAGAAATGA